From Bacteroidota bacterium, one genomic window encodes:
- a CDS encoding DUF721 domain-containing protein, which produces MAKRTNDRPIKAAIDEMLNQFHLKEKMNKFQLIQSWEKVMGPAVAHRTTELMIIDRKLFVNLSSASLRQELFQDRDKITQLLNKEAGAVVIDEIVFR; this is translated from the coding sequence ATGGCGAAGAGAACCAATGACCGGCCGATAAAAGCGGCAATTGACGAGATGCTGAATCAGTTTCATCTGAAAGAAAAGATGAACAAATTTCAGTTGATTCAATCCTGGGAAAAAGTCATGGGCCCCGCCGTCGCGCACCGCACCACTGAATTGATGATCATCGACAGGAAGTTATTTGTAAACCTTAGTTCCGCTTCTCTCAGACAGGAGCTTTTTCAGGACAGGGATAAAATAACACAGCTCCTGAACAAAGAAGCAGGAGCTGTGGTAATTGATGAAATTGTATTCCGGTAA
- a CDS encoding T9SS type A sorting domain-containing protein, producing the protein MTRHPKELLAWIALVSAVILLGVSLAIAQEPQSQRSRKDKNSVSIKITKKENGITTRIDTSLSTTDPEAIELLLEQLEEKYNISMKIPTPPDAPLAKKESRRKKEIVMHFDGATLGEKEQDEIEKEVENSMREAKAELEKVCKEMHNIHIEVNSSDTNNFTFDFEMPELPEIPVPPDFPSTMDFSFHAGKDHHIKHHSGSIEDQFDGIDSVDDEDHLIFFGDEGEDAPVFEKEIIGKNGQKAFVFKRSQPAEINNSEKESGFEKESLRHLRYYPNPNHGKFDLDFYLNTEGDTDVSIFDPNGKEVFHETLKKFSGEYSNQIDISDKGKGNYLLKIAQGNKSISKKIIVE; encoded by the coding sequence ATGACAAGACATCCGAAAGAACTTCTGGCCTGGATAGCACTGGTTTCTGCTGTGATCTTACTCGGTGTTTCGCTTGCTATTGCCCAGGAGCCTCAGTCTCAAAGGAGCAGGAAAGACAAGAATTCTGTTTCAATAAAGATCACAAAAAAAGAAAATGGGATAACAACTCGCATTGATACTTCACTCAGCACTACTGATCCGGAAGCTATTGAATTATTACTCGAACAATTGGAGGAAAAGTATAATATATCCATGAAAATTCCAACTCCTCCTGATGCCCCGCTTGCTAAAAAAGAATCACGGAGGAAGAAAGAAATTGTTATGCATTTTGATGGTGCAACACTTGGTGAGAAAGAACAGGACGAAATTGAGAAAGAGGTTGAAAATTCGATGAGAGAAGCAAAAGCGGAATTGGAAAAAGTATGCAAAGAAATGCACAATATTCACATCGAAGTGAATTCTTCGGATACCAATAATTTCACATTTGATTTTGAAATGCCGGAATTACCTGAAATTCCGGTCCCACCGGATTTTCCTTCAACCATGGATTTTTCATTTCATGCCGGAAAAGACCATCACATTAAACATCATTCCGGCTCAATAGAAGATCAGTTTGATGGAATCGACAGCGTGGATGATGAAGACCATCTCATCTTTTTTGGAGATGAGGGAGAAGATGCACCGGTTTTTGAAAAGGAAATCATTGGAAAAAACGGACAGAAAGCATTTGTATTCAAACGTTCACAGCCCGCGGAAATCAACAATTCAGAAAAAGAATCCGGTTTTGAGAAGGAGTCATTGCGACATTTGCGTTATTATCCTAATCCGAATCACGGAAAATTTGATCTCGATTTTTATCTGAATACGGAGGGTGATACAGATGTAAGTATTTTCGATCCGAATGGTAAGGAAGTCTTCCACGAAACTCTAAAGAAATTTTCAGGGGAATATTCCAACCAAATCGATATTTCAGATAAAGGAAAAGGGAACTACCTCCTGAAAATAGCACAGGGTAATAAAAGCATTTCGAAAAAAATTATTGTGGAATAA
- a CDS encoding response regulator transcription factor, with protein MNNKTKILLVEDDPNFGSVLKNYLELNEYDVKLCTDGFAGYDQFVSGKYDICILDVMMPRKDGFTLAKEIREKDEYIPIIFLTAKTMKEDMLSGFRVGADDYVTKPFDSEVLLYKLKAILKRSTEKGHDPSQKEFTVGNYHFNYDHRSISINNESQKLSPKEADLLRMLCIYKNELLPRQKALKEIWGDDNYFNARSMDVFITKLRKYLKDDPSLDIINIHGKGFRLIDNAGG; from the coding sequence ATGAACAACAAAACAAAAATTTTACTGGTAGAAGACGATCCAAACTTTGGTTCTGTTCTTAAAAACTATCTTGAACTAAATGAATATGATGTCAAATTGTGTACAGATGGTTTTGCCGGTTATGACCAGTTTGTTTCCGGAAAATACGATATCTGTATTCTTGACGTTATGATGCCTAGAAAAGACGGCTTTACTCTCGCGAAGGAAATCCGGGAGAAGGATGAATACATTCCGATTATTTTCCTCACAGCTAAAACCATGAAAGAAGACATGCTCAGTGGTTTCCGTGTAGGCGCGGATGATTATGTAACAAAGCCTTTCGATTCCGAAGTGCTTTTGTATAAATTGAAAGCGATCCTGAAGCGCAGTACTGAAAAGGGACACGACCCTTCTCAAAAAGAGTTTACTGTAGGGAACTACCATTTTAACTATGATCACCGCAGCATCAGCATCAACAATGAATCCCAGAAATTAAGTCCTAAAGAGGCGGACCTTCTTCGCATGCTTTGCATCTATAAAAATGAACTTCTCCCCCGTCAGAAAGCACTGAAGGAAATCTGGGGTGATGATAATTATTTCAATGCGCGAAGTATGGATGTATTCATTACGAAGCTCCGTAAATATTTAAAGGATGATCCTTCTCTTGATATCATCAATATTCATGGAAAGGGTTTCCGACTGATTGATAATGCCGGAGGTTGA
- the recF gene encoding DNA replication and repair protein RecF (All proteins in this family for which functions are known are DNA-binding proteins that assist the filamentation of RecA onto DNA for the initiation of recombination or recombinational repair.), with protein MFLQKLSLINFRNYPEAELFLDPFANAFTGGNGEGKTNLLDAVHYLSMCKSYFNPIDGQNIRFGEEYFMIQGVFELNGKEEQVYCGIKRNQKKVFKRNQKEYERLADHIGLIPVVMVSPTDTSLITEGSEERRKFLDSIISQYDKLYLDDLINYVRVLTQRNSVLKQAAQQRKFEPDALAAWDLQLVRLAEKIHSVRKRFIAELIPIFKKYYEFISGGKEEIDIRYDSQLNDGDFSVLLENAQGKDRAVQYTTVGIHKDDLAFMIHGAPVKRFASQGQQKSFLIALKLAQFDFIRVVKGIKPILLLDDIFDKLDDDRVARLMELVSKDNFGQLLISDTHPERIQKIFDDIGLGIRCFQVKDGVVSTSKIEI; from the coding sequence ATGTTTCTTCAAAAACTGTCCCTTATTAACTTCAGAAATTACCCTGAAGCGGAACTTTTCCTGGATCCTTTTGCAAATGCCTTTACCGGTGGCAATGGAGAAGGCAAGACCAATCTGCTCGACGCGGTGCATTACCTGTCGATGTGCAAAAGCTATTTCAACCCTATCGACGGACAAAATATCCGTTTCGGTGAGGAATACTTTATGATCCAGGGAGTCTTTGAATTGAATGGAAAAGAAGAACAAGTTTATTGCGGTATCAAACGCAATCAGAAAAAAGTCTTCAAAAGAAATCAAAAGGAATACGAAAGACTAGCGGATCATATTGGATTGATTCCGGTGGTTATGGTTTCTCCGACAGATACCAGTCTGATTACGGAGGGAAGTGAAGAGAGAAGGAAATTTCTGGACAGTATTATCTCACAATACGATAAATTGTATCTGGATGATCTGATCAACTATGTACGTGTGCTGACCCAGCGCAACAGTGTGCTGAAACAAGCTGCACAACAGCGGAAGTTTGAACCGGACGCACTCGCCGCATGGGATTTGCAACTGGTAAGACTCGCGGAGAAAATTCATTCCGTCAGAAAACGATTTATCGCGGAGCTCATTCCGATTTTCAAAAAGTATTATGAATTCATTTCGGGTGGCAAAGAAGAGATTGATATCCGATACGATTCACAATTGAATGATGGAGATTTTAGTGTGCTGTTGGAAAATGCGCAGGGAAAAGACAGGGCAGTGCAATACACCACTGTGGGTATTCACAAAGATGATCTTGCATTTATGATCCATGGCGCTCCTGTCAAACGATTCGCTTCACAGGGTCAGCAAAAATCATTCCTGATCGCTCTAAAGCTCGCGCAGTTTGATTTCATTCGAGTGGTAAAAGGGATCAAGCCAATATTGTTATTGGACGATATCTTTGATAAGCTCGATGATGACCGCGTTGCCCGACTGATGGAGTTGGTTAGTAAAGATAATTTCGGACAGTTGTTGATTTCAGATACACATCCTGAGAGGATTCAAAAAATATTCGATGATATCGGCCTCGGTATCCGATGTTTCCAGGTGAAAGATGGTGTTGTTTCAACTTCGAAAATTGAAATCTGA
- a CDS encoding HAMP domain-containing histidine kinase — MNKNRIRWIIALMSIALLGIITLQVYWIMHDIQLKEQQFEQTVTQAMSAIVDRIETNEAMTILHDRIFDIDPAKISRMMMNDTMESMDQEEPIPITITDTSIEIPDMPMSPPPPIWEDLDNADINIEFHRPGSNQTFLRLQRRNFVHTDSISQHTFRSSRIMRFYGDSAEVIIKQNEEKIKARLEKLNQVMHKMAVEFAGQDDDIRKRINPKNLDSLVSYELKNRGLDIDYNFGVLNGESNAFVLTKNSSQTDDLANSKYRTLLFPNDIVAKPDFLILNFPNTIEYLLASMWLMLISSSLFTLIILFGFAYTIQVIFRQKKLSDIKTDFINNMTHEFKTPIATISLAVDSIKDPRVVANPEKMNYFTRIIREENKRMNVQVEHVLQMAQLEKGELNIRHEPVNVHDVIQKAVDLISLQVESREGQIHSQLLAEIPMVEGDPIHLSNVIFNLLDNANKYSPEKPVIEVRTENLADGLLIKVKDQGSGMTKETQKRIFEKFYRVPTGNIHDIKGFGLGLSYVKAIIEKHRGWIIVESEPNKGSTFEVFLPYK; from the coding sequence ATGAATAAAAACAGGATTCGGTGGATTATCGCGCTAATGAGCATCGCCTTGCTTGGGATTATCACCCTGCAGGTATACTGGATCATGCATGATATTCAGCTAAAAGAACAGCAATTTGAACAAACAGTAACTCAGGCCATGAGCGCCATTGTTGACAGGATAGAAACCAATGAAGCCATGACTATCCTGCATGACCGTATTTTCGACATTGATCCTGCCAAAATCAGCAGGATGATGATGAATGATACCATGGAAAGTATGGATCAGGAGGAACCAATTCCGATCACCATTACGGACACAAGTATTGAAATACCCGATATGCCAATGAGTCCGCCACCGCCTATTTGGGAAGATCTGGACAATGCGGATATCAATATTGAGTTTCACCGTCCGGGGAGCAATCAGACATTCCTGCGTTTACAGCGAAGGAATTTTGTGCATACAGACTCAATTTCTCAGCATACATTCAGATCATCGAGGATCATGCGCTTTTATGGCGACTCCGCTGAGGTGATCATCAAGCAAAATGAAGAGAAAATCAAGGCCCGGCTTGAAAAACTAAATCAGGTGATGCACAAAATGGCCGTAGAATTTGCCGGCCAGGATGACGACATACGAAAACGTATTAATCCAAAAAACCTTGATTCACTTGTAAGTTACGAATTAAAAAATCGCGGTCTTGATATAGATTATAATTTTGGCGTTTTAAATGGAGAAAGTAATGCATTTGTGTTAACTAAAAATTCATCTCAGACTGACGATCTTGCCAACTCTAAGTACCGAACTTTATTGTTTCCAAATGACATTGTTGCAAAACCGGATTTTCTCATCTTGAATTTTCCGAATACAATTGAATACCTGCTTGCCAGCATGTGGCTGATGCTCATCAGTTCCAGCCTCTTTACGCTCATCATCCTGTTTGGATTTGCCTATACCATTCAGGTTATTTTCAGGCAGAAAAAGTTGTCGGATATCAAAACCGATTTTATCAATAACATGACTCACGAATTCAAAACACCTATTGCAACAATTTCATTGGCAGTGGATTCAATCAAGGATCCAAGGGTTGTGGCGAATCCGGAAAAAATGAATTATTTCACCCGAATCATCAGGGAAGAAAATAAGAGAATGAATGTACAGGTTGAACATGTGCTGCAGATGGCCCAACTTGAAAAAGGTGAATTGAATATCCGTCATGAACCTGTTAATGTGCATGATGTAATCCAAAAAGCAGTTGATCTGATAAGTTTACAGGTAGAGAGCAGAGAAGGTCAGATTCATTCACAGCTTCTTGCAGAAATCCCGATGGTTGAAGGTGATCCAATACATCTTTCAAATGTGATTTTCAACCTGCTCGATAATGCAAATAAATATTCCCCTGAGAAACCCGTTATTGAAGTACGCACTGAAAATTTAGCAGACGGCCTTCTTATTAAAGTAAAAGATCAGGGATCTGGAATGACCAAAGAAACACAAAAGAGAATCTTTGAAAAATTTTATCGTGTTCCAACAGGAAATATCCATGATATCAAAGGATTTGGCCTTGGACTTAGCTATGTAAAAGCGATTATCGAAAAACATCGTGGCTGGATTATCGTAGAAAGTGAACCAAACAAAGGAAGCACATTTGAAGTATTTCTCCCCTATAAGTAA
- a CDS encoding NAD(P) transhydrogenase subunit alpha, translated as MNAILSFLGENIQMIYIVILSVFVGVEVISKVPSVLHTPLMSGANAIHGVVIVGSIIVMLNTEPENILLLCLGFVAVVLGTLNVVGGFVVTDRMLEMFKKKEKK; from the coding sequence ATGAACGCTATCCTTTCTTTTCTGGGTGAAAATATCCAGATGATTTACATCGTGATCCTCTCCGTATTTGTGGGTGTTGAGGTGATTAGTAAAGTTCCATCAGTACTTCATACACCTTTGATGTCAGGAGCTAACGCGATTCACGGAGTTGTGATCGTCGGTTCCATCATTGTGATGCTCAACACAGAACCGGAAAATATTTTACTGCTCTGTCTGGGCTTTGTTGCCGTTGTACTGGGTACTCTCAACGTGGTAGGAGGATTTGTGGTGACAGACAGAATGCTGGAAATGTTCAAGAAGAAAGAAAAAAAGTAA
- a CDS encoding NAD(P)(+) transhydrogenase (Re/Si-specific) subunit beta, with translation MNQKYILDIIYLIASVTFVIGLKMLSGPQTARRGNLWAAFGMTLAVIGTIVIHDLVSPVIYGLILGAIAIGTVIGWMTAKRVKMTAMPELVSLFNGMGGACAALISLLEFHHNIGQPGRIGIIMAGMIIGSVSFSGSIIAFMKLNGTLKKSIRLPNYNTINTVMMFVTIASGIYMTVSGTDSVALLLGVFALALVYGVFFVAPIGGADMPVVISLLNSFTGLAAAFGGFLYGNQVMLTGGILVGSAGTLLTLAMCSAMNRPLFNVIFGAFGETAAAGGGGKTGGSVKDISISDAAVLMNYSKKVIIVPGYGLAVAQAQHVIHELEKILEERGVEVKYAIHPVAGRMPGHMNVLLAESNVDYGKLAEMEEVNPEFSNTDVVLVVGANDVVNPAAKNDPSSPIFGMPILEVENAHHIIINKRSMNAGYAGIDNELFYNTKTSMLFGDAKDALSKLVAELKTL, from the coding sequence ATGAATCAAAAATACATCCTTGATATTATATACCTGATTGCCTCTGTCACTTTTGTGATCGGATTAAAAATGCTTAGTGGTCCTCAAACTGCCCGACGCGGAAACCTGTGGGCCGCTTTCGGAATGACGCTGGCTGTGATCGGCACCATTGTAATTCACGATCTGGTATCACCGGTCATTTACGGATTGATTCTGGGCGCGATTGCCATTGGTACCGTGATTGGATGGATGACTGCCAAGCGTGTGAAGATGACAGCAATGCCTGAACTTGTTTCGCTGTTCAACGGTATGGGTGGAGCTTGTGCCGCTTTAATTTCTTTGCTGGAATTTCACCACAACATCGGACAACCCGGTAGAATCGGAATTATTATGGCCGGGATGATCATTGGAAGCGTTTCTTTTTCAGGTTCCATTATCGCCTTCATGAAACTGAATGGTACATTAAAAAAATCCATTCGCCTGCCTAACTACAATACCATCAACACCGTGATGATGTTTGTTACTATCGCCAGCGGTATTTACATGACTGTAAGCGGTACCGACAGCGTTGCATTGTTGCTGGGTGTATTCGCATTGGCCCTGGTTTATGGGGTTTTCTTTGTAGCTCCAATTGGTGGTGCTGATATGCCGGTGGTTATTTCATTACTGAACTCATTCACTGGTCTTGCTGCCGCTTTTGGCGGTTTTCTTTATGGCAATCAGGTCATGCTTACCGGTGGTATCCTGGTAGGTTCCGCAGGTACATTGCTTACACTGGCGATGTGCTCGGCGATGAATCGTCCGTTGTTTAATGTCATCTTCGGAGCATTTGGTGAAACAGCTGCTGCAGGCGGTGGTGGTAAAACGGGTGGTTCTGTAAAAGATATCAGTATCAGCGATGCGGCTGTTTTGATGAACTATTCCAAAAAAGTAATCATCGTTCCCGGATATGGATTAGCTGTTGCTCAGGCTCAGCACGTGATTCATGAACTTGAAAAAATTCTGGAAGAGCGCGGTGTGGAGGTAAAATATGCAATCCATCCTGTTGCAGGACGTATGCCCGGACATATGAACGTACTCCTTGCTGAAAGTAATGTGGATTATGGAAAACTTGCAGAAATGGAAGAAGTCAATCCTGAATTCAGCAACACGGATGTAGTACTGGTCGTTGGCGCGAATGACGTTGTGAACCCGGCAGCTAAAAATGATCCTTCCTCTCCAATTTTTGGTATGCCGATTCTGGAGGTTGAGAATGCACACCATATTATCATCAACAAGCGCAGTATGAATGCCGGTTATGCCGGTATCGACAATGAACTTTTCTACAACACGAAGACAAGTATGCTCTTTGGTGATGCCAAGGATGCGCTTTCCAAACTTGTTGCGGAGTTGAAGACGCTCTGA
- a CDS encoding DinB family protein codes for MTQESDSTKLVSDWIQRLDAISSKVEFEFSELNASQLNWKTSQNSWSIGQCLLHLVVSNEKYFPILDALNSGKFKASFWQKINPLSSYTGRKMAESLGAKIIKPFVAPKLFDPGKSAVRSVIIADFIKHQELLKSKISNLKNQDFQKTIVSSPVAPLITFPLKDCIEILIGHEERHLAQALLVKENPGLSAL; via the coding sequence ATGACTCAGGAATCAGATTCCACAAAATTAGTTTCAGACTGGATCCAAAGACTGGATGCTATTTCTTCGAAGGTTGAATTTGAATTTTCCGAATTGAATGCATCACAATTGAACTGGAAAACAAGCCAGAATAGCTGGAGCATTGGACAATGTCTGCTCCATCTGGTTGTATCGAATGAAAAGTATTTTCCAATCCTGGATGCTTTGAATTCAGGAAAATTCAAAGCAAGCTTCTGGCAAAAAATCAATCCACTCTCCTCCTACACAGGAAGAAAAATGGCGGAATCATTGGGGGCGAAAATCATCAAACCCTTTGTTGCACCAAAATTATTTGATCCCGGAAAATCCGCGGTACGTTCTGTTATAATTGCAGATTTTATCAAACATCAGGAACTTTTAAAAAGCAAAATCAGTAACTTGAAGAATCAGGATTTTCAAAAAACAATAGTATCCTCTCCTGTCGCGCCACTGATCACATTTCCGCTGAAAGATTGCATTGAAATTCTGATAGGACATGAAGAGCGGCATCTTGCACAAGCCCTTCTGGTGAAAGAGAATCCGGGGCTCTCTGCTTTGTGA
- a CDS encoding tetratricopeptide repeat protein, producing the protein MEEEFLNPRDENSLVRHSIERYEQMIRNKDAYFFDVEAFLSIIDYYIERNDPVKALQVVEFGQSQHPASVEFLLREAQLLAMVDRYSEALSILDKAEQITPTDPDLFMIRGSIYSQQQKFELAIENFNKAIPLADELDLLYLNLAYVYESWGDYDKALTYLTLCLEDNPENEVAMYELAFCFEFTERFQDSIDFYLKFIDKQPYSFPAWYNLGNVYNRMHRFDDALDAYDYCLVIKDDFSSAYFNKGNTLANLSRYNDAIECYKKTFEFEAPDALTYYNIGECYEQLEDLHRAREYYKKSTKLDPNLAEAWLGIGITLQNEERWFEATRYIKKALELDEHNAEFWFALGDAEYHMENYGAAEQAYQKVLDLEPENHDIWLEYSHLLMVDNRAKEALELIENGLIYHPDDAEILYRMACYHYSMGNIRESYHTLESALDKNPHLCHTIFEYAPVMENDHNVLELIDHYKNRI; encoded by the coding sequence ATGGAAGAAGAATTTCTGAATCCGCGCGACGAAAATAGTCTGGTTCGTCATTCCATAGAACGGTATGAGCAAATGATTCGCAACAAAGATGCTTACTTCTTTGATGTTGAAGCATTTTTAAGTATCATCGACTATTACATCGAACGTAACGATCCGGTGAAGGCCCTGCAGGTTGTTGAATTCGGACAATCGCAGCATCCCGCATCTGTTGAGTTTCTTTTGAGGGAGGCTCAGTTATTGGCAATGGTGGACCGTTATTCTGAAGCGCTGAGTATTCTTGATAAAGCGGAACAGATCACTCCTACTGACCCGGATTTATTCATGATCCGTGGTAGTATTTATTCTCAACAACAAAAATTCGAGCTTGCAATTGAGAATTTCAACAAAGCCATTCCACTCGCTGATGAATTGGATTTGTTGTATTTGAATCTTGCATATGTATACGAGAGCTGGGGTGATTACGACAAGGCACTCACCTATCTGACACTTTGCCTGGAGGACAATCCGGAGAATGAAGTTGCGATGTATGAGCTTGCCTTTTGCTTTGAATTCACTGAGCGTTTTCAGGACAGTATAGATTTTTATCTGAAATTCATCGACAAGCAACCGTATTCTTTTCCGGCATGGTACAATCTGGGAAATGTGTACAACAGGATGCATCGTTTTGATGACGCCTTGGATGCTTATGATTATTGTCTGGTTATCAAAGACGATTTTTCTTCAGCATATTTTAATAAAGGAAATACACTGGCAAATCTTTCCCGATATAACGATGCTATTGAATGTTATAAAAAAACATTTGAATTCGAAGCACCGGATGCCCTCACCTATTACAACATTGGTGAATGTTATGAGCAACTGGAAGATCTGCATCGTGCCAGGGAATATTACAAAAAATCTACAAAGCTCGATCCCAATCTGGCTGAAGCATGGCTCGGTATTGGGATCACATTACAGAATGAAGAACGTTGGTTTGAAGCGACTCGTTATATCAAAAAAGCGCTGGAACTCGATGAACACAATGCTGAATTCTGGTTTGCTCTCGGTGACGCGGAATACCATATGGAGAATTATGGTGCCGCGGAACAGGCCTATCAAAAAGTTCTTGATCTGGAACCGGAAAACCATGATATCTGGCTTGAGTATTCACATTTGCTCATGGTCGACAACCGCGCGAAAGAAGCTCTTGAGTTAATTGAAAACGGTCTCATCTATCATCCTGATGATGCTGAGATCCTGTACCGTATGGCTTGTTATCATTACAGCATGGGAAACATCCGCGAATCTTATCACACTCTTGAATCAGCTCTCGATAAAAATCCACACCTTTGCCACACAATTTTTGAATATGCACCGGTCATGGAAAATGACCATAACGTGCTTGAGTTGATTGATCATTACAAAAACAGAATATGA
- a CDS encoding LEA type 2 family protein — MPTISFRFLIYSGLFCLLSIMSSCFSTLPVEIRKIDQLTVNSAGNQAEVSFNLMLHNPNNWGFRIVKIQTELSIDQKNLGTVTLPDNLRIKRKADAALPIHIGTTTQELLTILPGSLAALFGSSSMESVVKGNITFGKFIFRKKYPFELKQKIDSKTLQKIF, encoded by the coding sequence ATGCCAACAATTTCGTTCCGTTTTCTTATTTATTCCGGACTTTTCTGTCTGCTCTCCATAATGAGCAGTTGCTTCAGTACGTTACCCGTAGAGATCAGAAAAATTGATCAGCTTACCGTTAATTCTGCAGGAAATCAGGCTGAAGTCAGCTTTAATTTGATGCTCCACAATCCGAACAATTGGGGATTCAGGATAGTGAAGATTCAGACTGAATTGAGTATCGATCAGAAGAACCTTGGAACGGTTACGCTTCCTGACAACCTTCGGATCAAAAGAAAAGCGGATGCGGCTCTTCCTATCCACATCGGAACGACAACACAGGAATTGCTGACTATTCTTCCCGGAAGTCTGGCCGCGCTCTTTGGTTCGAGCAGTATGGAATCGGTAGTAAAAGGAAATATTACATTCGGGAAATTTATTTTCAGAAAGAAATATCCATTTGAATTAAAACAAAAGATTGACAGTAAAACATTACAAAAGATATTCTGA
- a CDS encoding nucleoside-diphosphate kinase, producing MSNRTFTMIKPDGVANNYIGPILAKINEAGFRIVAMKYTRLTPDQASLFYAVHSQRPFYNDLVKYMSSGPIVAAILEKNNAVEDFRTLIGATDPAKAAPGTIRNLFAKSIEANAVHGSDSDENAAIEGSFFFSQTERF from the coding sequence ATGTCAAACAGAACCTTTACAATGATTAAACCGGATGGTGTCGCCAACAATTACATTGGCCCGATTCTGGCTAAAATAAACGAAGCAGGCTTCCGGATTGTTGCTATGAAATACACCCGACTCACTCCTGATCAGGCAAGCCTGTTTTATGCTGTTCACAGTCAGCGTCCATTTTACAATGATCTGGTAAAATACATGTCAAGTGGTCCGATTGTAGCTGCTATCCTTGAGAAGAATAATGCTGTAGAAGATTTCCGTACTTTGATTGGCGCTACAGATCCGGCAAAAGCCGCTCCGGGCACCATTCGTAATCTCTTCGCGAAGTCCATTGAAGCCAATGCAGTTCACGGTAGCGACAGTGACGAAAATGCCGCGATCGAAGGCAGCTTCTTTTTCTCACAAACAGAAAGATTCTAA
- a CDS encoding phosphosulfolactate synthase, with the protein MNFILDQVPQRTAKPREHGLTMIMDKGLGVRQTEDFIESASEFIDIVKLGFGSSMITPNLEKKIDVYRAAGIPVYLGGTLLEAFIIRNKFDDYLRLIEKLRLKHAEVSDGSISLPHSKKLEYIRQLAKHVTVITEVGSKEEGIIIHPNKWIEMIESEVQAGAWKVIAEARESGTVGIYRPSGKAHVVLINKIISRIPPEKMIWEAPNKGGQTYFIKLLGANVNLGNIAPNEVIAVEALRIGLRSDTFFQYLDVKS; encoded by the coding sequence ATGAATTTTATCCTGGACCAGGTACCGCAGCGGACAGCAAAGCCCCGTGAGCATGGTTTAACCATGATTATGGACAAAGGACTCGGCGTTCGTCAAACAGAAGATTTTATTGAATCCGCATCTGAATTCATTGATATTGTAAAACTTGGATTTGGAAGCTCAATGATCACTCCAAATCTTGAAAAGAAAATAGATGTTTACCGCGCTGCCGGAATTCCGGTTTATCTCGGTGGTACTCTTCTCGAAGCATTCATTATTCGCAATAAGTTCGACGATTACCTGCGTCTTATTGAAAAACTGAGATTGAAACATGCTGAGGTGAGTGACGGAAGTATTTCCCTTCCTCACTCGAAGAAACTTGAATACATCCGTCAACTTGCTAAACATGTTACGGTAATCACGGAAGTTGGCTCGAAAGAAGAGGGTATTATCATTCACCCGAACAAGTGGATCGAAATGATTGAAAGCGAAGTTCAGGCCGGTGCCTGGAAAGTGATCGCGGAAGCAAGAGAGAGTGGTACTGTAGGTATCTATCGTCCAAGCGGAAAAGCACACGTTGTCCTGATCAATAAAATCATCTCCAGGATTCCTCCTGAGAAAATGATCTGGGAGGCTCCGAATAAAGGCGGACAAACCTATTTTATCAAGCTTCTTGGCGCGAACGTCAATCTCGGTAATATCGCTCCGAATGAAGTGATTGCTGTAGAAGCATTACGGATTGGCTTACGTAGCGATACGTTTTTCCAGTATCTGGATGTGAAATCTTAA